A single genomic interval of Oenanthe melanoleuca isolate GR-GAL-2019-014 chromosome 13, OMel1.0, whole genome shotgun sequence harbors:
- the RPS14 gene encoding 40S ribosomal protein S14, with protein MAPRKGKEKKEEQVISLGPQVAEGENVFGVCHIFASFNDTFVHVTDLSGKETICRVTGGMKVKADRDESSPYAAMLAAQDVAQRCKELGITALHIKLRATGGNRTKTPGPGAQSALRALARSGMKIGRIEDVTPIPSDSTRRKGGRRGRRL; from the exons ATGGCACCTCGCAAGGgcaaggagaagaaggaggagcaggTCATCAGCTTGGGACCACAGGttgctgaaggagaaaatgtgTTTGGTGTCTGCCACATCTTTGCTTCCTTCAATGACACTTTTGTCCATGTGACCGATCTGTCTGGCAA GGAAACCATCTGCCGTGTGACCGGTGGGATGAAGGTGAAGGCAGACAGAGATGAGTCCTCTCCCTATGCGGCCATGCTGGCAGCCCAGGACGTTGCCCAGAGGTGCAAGGAGCTGGGCATCACCGCCCTGCACATCAAGCTGCGTGCGACTGGGGGCAACAG GACCAAGACTCCTGGACCTGGTGCCCAGTCAGCCCTGAGAGCTCTGGCTCGCTCTGGAATGAAGATTGGCCGCATTG AGGATGTCACCCCCATCCCCTCCGACAGCACTCGCAGGAAGGGTGGTCGCCGTGGACGTCGTCTGTAA
- the NDST1 gene encoding bifunctional heparan sulfate N-deacetylase/N-sulfotransferase 1: MTVLARARRGIWQLSPQVVLLLLFAFCLLSVFVSAYYLYGWKRGLEPSGDVAGPDCDEPKVAPSRLLPLKTLKVADSSRTDPLVLVFVESLYSQLGQEIVAILESSRFKYRTEIAPGKGDMPTLTDKDRGRFALIIYENILKYVNLDAWNRELLDKYCVEYGVGIIGFFKANENSLLSAQLKGFPLFLHSNLALKDCSINPKSPLLYITRPSEVEKGVLPGEDWTVFQSNHSTYEPVLLAKTKSAESIPHMSVDAALHTTVMQDLGLHDGIQRVLFGNNLNFWLHKLVFVDSVSFLTGKRLSLPLDRYILVDIDDIFVGKEGTRMKVEDVKALFDTQNELRTHIPNFTFNLGYSGKFFHTGTDAEDEGDDLLLSYVKEFWWFPHMWSHMQPHLFHNQSVLAEQMTLNKKFAIEHGIPTDMGYAVAPHHSGVYPVHVQLYEAWKQVWSIRVTSTEEYPHLKPARYRRGFIHNGIMVLPRQTCGLFTHTIFYNEYPGGSSELDKIINGGELFLTVLLNPISIFMTHLSNYGNDRLGLYTFKHLVRFLNSWTNLKLQTLPPVQLAQKYFQIFSEEKDPLWQDPCEDKRHKDIWSKEKTCDRFPKLLIIGPQKTGTTALYLFLGMHPDLSSNYPSSETFEEIQFFNGHNYHKGIDWYMEFFPIPSNTTSDFYFEKSANYFDSEVAPRRAAALLSKAKIITILINPADRAYSWYQHQRAHDDLVALKYTFHEVITAGPEAAPKLRALQSRCLVPGWYATHIERWLNSYHANQILVLDGKLLRTEPAKVMETVQKFLGVTNFIDYHKTLAFDPKKGFWCQLLDGGKTKCLGKSKGRKYPEMDSDSRSFLRDYYRDHNIELSKLLYKMGQTLPTWLREELQSTR; this comes from the exons ATGACTGTGCTGGCCAGGGCCCGGCGGGGTATCTGGCAGCTCTCTCCGCAggtggtgctgctcctgctctttgcCTTCTGCCTGCTCAGTGTTTTCGTCTCTGCTTATTATTTATATGGGTGGAAAAGGGGCTTGGAGCCCTCTGGGGACGTGGCAGGGCCGGACTGCGACGAGCCCAAGGTTGCCCCTTCCCGCTTGCTGCCACTGAAGACCCTCAAGGTGGCCGACTCCTCCCGCACAGACCCCTTGGTGCTGGTCTTTGTGGAGAGCCTCTACtcccagctgggccaggagaTTGTGGCCATTTTGGAGTCGAGTCGCTTCAAATACAGGACAGAGATTGCCCCGGGGAAGGGGGACATGCCCACGCTGACCGACAAGGACCGAGGTCGCTTCGCACTCATCATCTACGAGAACATCCTCAAGTATGTCAACCTGGATGCTTGGAACCGGGAGCTGCTGGACAAGTACTGTGTGGAGTATGGCGTGGGCATCATCGGCTTCTTCAAG GCCAACGAGAACAGCCTGCTGAGTGCCCAGCTGAAGGGCTTCCCACTCTTCCTGCACTCCAACCTGGCACTGAAGGACTGCAGCATCAACCCCAAGTCACCCCTGCTGTACATCACACGCCCCAGCGAGGTGGAGAAGGGTGTGCTCCCCGGGGAGGACTGGACTGTCTTCCAGTCCAACCACTCCACCTACGAGCCCGTCCTCCTGGCCAAGACCAAGTCAGCTGAGTCCATCCCGCACATGAGCGTGGACGCTGCGCTGCACACCACTGTGATGCAGGACCTGGGCCTCCACGATGGCATTCAGAGGGTGCTTTTCGGCAACAACCTCAACTTCTGGCTGCACAAGTTGGTCTTTGTGGACTCTGTCTCCTTCCTGACGGGCAAGAGGTTGTCACTGCCCCTTGACCGCTACATCCTGGTGGACATCGATGACATCTTTGTGGGCAAAGAGGGCACACGCATGAAGGTGGAAGATGTCaag gCACTGTTTGACACACAGAACGAGCTGCGCACCCACATCCCAAACTTCACCTTCAACCTGGGATACTCAGGGAAATTCTTCCACACAG GTACTGATGCTGAGGACGAAGGCGATGACCTGCTGCTGTCCTACGTGAAGGAGTTCTGGTGGTTCCCCCACATGTGGAGCCACATGCAGCCTCACCTCTTCCACAACCAGTCGGTTCTCGCTGAGCAGATGACCTTAAACAAGAAATTCGCTATT GAGCATGGCATCCCCACTGACATGGGGTACGCTGTGGCCCCCCACCACTCGGGCGTGTACCCTGTCCACGTGCAGCTGTATGAGGCTTGGAAGCAGGTTTGGTCCATCAGGGTGACGAGCACCGAGGAATATCCGCACCTGAAACCCGCGCGCTACCGCCGCGGCTTCATCCACAATGGCATCATG GTACTCCCCCGACAAACCTGTGGCCTGTTCACACACACCATTTTCTACAATGAATACCCTGGTGGCTCCAGTGAGCTGGACAAAATCATCAATGGGGGTGAACTGTTCCTGACTGTCCTCCTGAACCCT ATCAGCATCTTCATGACCCATCTGTCCAACTACGGCAACGACCGCCTGGGCTTGTACACCTTCAAGCACCTGGTCCGCTTCCTCAACTCCTGGACCAACTTGAAGCTGCAGACATTGCCCCCCgtgcagctggcacagaaataCTTCCAGATCTTTTCTGAGGAGAAGGACCCACTGTGGCAG GATCCCTGTGAAGACAAACGTCACAAGGACATTTGGTCCAAAGAAAAGACCTGTGATCGATTCCCAAAGCTTCTCATCATCGGCCCTCAAAAAACAG GAACGACTGCTCTTTATCTCTTTCTGGGGATGCACCCAGACCTGAGCAGCAACTACCCCAGCTCAGAGACCTTTGAGGAGATACAGTTCTTCAACGGACACAACTATCACAAGGGCATTGACTG GTACATGGAATTCTTCCCCATACCCTCCAACACCACTTCTGACTTCTACTTTGAGAAAAGTGCCAACTACTTTGACTCTGAAGTGGCTCCCCGGcgagctgcagccctgctgtccaAGGCCAAAATCATCACCATCCTCATCAACCCTGCAGATCGAGCCTACTCCTGGTATCAG cacCAGCGAGCTCACGATGACCTGGTTGCTCTGAAGTACACCTTCCACGAGGTGATCACGGCGGGGCCCGAGGCCGCCCCGAAGCTGCGCGCGCTGCAGAGCCGCTGCCTGGTGCCCGGCTGGTACGCCACCCACATCGAGCGCTGGCTCAACAGCTACCACGCCAACCAG ATCCTGGTGCTGGATGGCAAGCTGCTCCGAACAGAACCTGCCAAAGTGATGGAGACGGTCCAGAAATTCCTCGGCGTGACCAACTTCATCGATTATCACAAGACCCTGGC GTTTGATCCAAAGAAAGGATTCTGGTGTCAGCTTCTGGatggagggaaaacaaaatgcttGGGAAAGAGCAAAGGAAGGAAGTACCCTGAGATGGATTCAGAT TCACGCTCCTTCCTGCGGGACTATTACAGGGACCATAACATAGAGCTCTCCAAGCTCCTGTACAAAATGGGGCAGACCTTGCCCACCTGGCTgcgggaggagctgcagagcaccaggTAG